A portion of the Mustela erminea isolate mMusErm1 chromosome 19, mMusErm1.Pri, whole genome shotgun sequence genome contains these proteins:
- the EPS8L1 gene encoding epidermal growth factor receptor kinase substrate 8-like protein 1 isoform X1, whose amino-acid sequence MSTSTGPEAAPKPSAKSIYEQRKRYSTVVMADVSQYLVNHLVTFCLGEEDGVHTVEDASRKLAVMDSQGRIWAQEMLLRVSPDHVTLLDPISKEELELYPLGAIVRCDAVLPPGRSRSLLLLVCQEPERTHPDVHFFQGLRLGAELIREDIQGALHDYRSGRGERRPAALRATQEELQRRPSPVAETPPLQRRPSVRAVISTVSAGRGHSQAEPIPEAEESQRPGLAGTAGSPDPASPDLGPRGPELASLQAERDVDILNHVFDDVESFVSRLQKSAEAARVLEHRERGRRTRRLAAGEGLLTLRAKPPSEAEYTDVLQKIKYAFSLLARLRGNIANPSSPELLHFLFGPLQLVVDTSGGPRFASEVRRPHLTSEAVALLRDHLTPRENALWTSLGDSWTRPGLELPPEEGSPYSPEFSSGWEPPATDPQGRAWEDPVEKQLQHERQRQQQSAPQVAVNGWVRCHQDPEPEAEPQPELDGKWVLCNYDFQARNSSELSVKQQDVLEVLDDRRKWWKVRDQQGQEGYVPYNILTPHLRPRGSCSHSPSGSLAASTPHHAPPPASAPTSSRPHWDSCDNLNLDPREKERFSQMLCVNEELQARLAQGRSGPSRAAPGPRALEPQLSPHSDTSEVRAWLQTKGFSAQTVEALGVLTGAQLFTLQKEELRAVSPEEGARVYSQVTVQRALLEDKEEVSELEAVMEKQKKKVEGDLETEVI is encoded by the exons ATGAGCACCTCCACAGG CCCAGAAGCTGCCCCCAAACCAAGTGCCAAGTCAATCTATG agcagaggaagCGGTACTCCACTGTGGTTATGGCTGACGTTTCCCAGTATCTAGTCAAT CACCTGGTGACGTTCTGCCTGGGTGAGGAGGATGGCGTGCACACCGTGGAGGACGCCTCGCGGAAGCTGGCCGTCATGGACAGCCAGGGCCGCATCTGGGCCCAAGAGATGCTGCTGCGTGTGTCTCCGGACCATGTCACACTGCTTGACCCCATCTCCAAG GAGGAGCTGGAGTTGTACCCGCTGGGTGCCATCGTGCGCTGCGACGCGGTGCTGCCGCCCGGCCGGAGCCGCTCGCTGCTGCTGCTCGTGTGCCAGGAGCCCGAGCGTACACACCCCGACGTGCACTTCTTCCAGGGCCTGCGTCTCGGG GCGGAGCTGATCCGCGAGGACATCCAGGGGGCTCTGCACGACTACCGGTCGGGCCGCGGGGAGCGCAGGCCGGCGGCGCTCAG GGCCACGCAAGAGGAGCTGCAGCGCCGCCCCTCGCCAGTGGCTGAGACCCCTCCCCTGCAGCGCCGCCCATCGGTCCGAGCGGTCATTAGCACGGTGAGCGCCGGCCGGGGGCACTCCCAGGCGGAACCCATCCCCGAAGCGGAAGAGTCGCAGAGGCCCGGTCTGGCCGGGACCGCGGGCAGCCCTGACCCGGCCTCCCCGGATCTGGGCCCCCGCGGTCCGGAGCTGGCCAGTCTGCAGGCGGAGCGGGACGTG GACATCCTGAACCATGTGTTCGACGACGTGGAGAGTTTTGTGTCGAGGCTGCAGAAGTCTGCGGAGGCAGCCCGTGTGTTGGAGCACCGGGAGCGCGGCCGCAGGACCCGGCGCCTGGCGGCTGGGG aggGTCTCCTGACACTTCGGGCCAAGCCCCCCTCCGAGGCCGAGTACACCGACGTGCTTCAGAAAATCAAGTACGCCTTCAGCCTGCTG GCCCGGTTGCGCGGCAACATCGCCAACCCCTCGTCCCCAGAGCTGCTGCACTTCCTGTTCGGGCCGCTGCAACTG GTTGTGGACACGTCGGGCGGCCCCCGATTCGCAAGTGAAGTGCGGCGGCCGCACCTGACGTCCGAGGCGGTGGCACTGCTGCGGGACCACCTCACCCCACGTGAGAATGCGCTCTGGACATCGCTTGGGGACTCGTGGACCCGCCCGGG GTTGGAGCTGCCCCCAGAGGAGGGATCCCCATACAGCCCTGAGTTCTCCAGTGGCTGGGAGCCCCCAGCCACCGACCCGCAGGGCCGAGCCTGGGAGGACCCTGTGGAGAAACAGCTGCAGCACGAGCGGCAGCGCCAGCAG CAAAGTGCGCCCCAGGTCGCTGTCAATGG GTGGGTGAGGTG TCACCAAGACCCAGAGCCGGAGGCTGAGCCGCAGCCGGAGCTGGACGGGAAGTGGGTGCTGTGTAATTACGACTTCCAGGCCCGCAACAGCAGTGAGCTGTCGGTCAAGCAGCAGGATGTACTGGAG GTCCTGGATGACAGGCGCAAGTGGTGGAAGGTTCGGGACCAGCAAGGGCAGGAAGGATACGTGCCCTATAATATCCTGACACCCCACCTGCGACCCCGGGGAAGTTGCAGCCACAGCCCTTCCGGCAGCCTG GCGGCTAGCACTCCCCATCATGCACCACCGCCGGCCTCAGCTCCTACCTCGTCTCGGCCCCATTGGGACAGTTGTGATAACCTCAACCTGGACCCCAGAGAGAAGG AGAGATTCTCCCAGATGCTGTGTGTCAATGAGGAGCTGCAGGCACGCCTGGCCCAGGGCCGCTCCGGCCCCAGCCGCGCAGCCCCGGGTCCCCGCGCCCTGGAGCCCCAGCTCAGCCCGCACTCCGACACCTCCGAGGTCCGCGCCTGGCTGCAGACCAAGGGATTTAGCGCCCA GACCGTGGAGGCGCTGGGCGTGCTGACAGGCGCGCAGCTCTTCACGCTGCAGAAGGAGGAGCTGCGGGCCGTGAGCCCAGAGGAGGGAGCCCGTGTGTACAGCCAGGTCACCGTGCAGCGCGCGCTGCTGGAG GACAAAGAGGAAGTATCAGAGCTGGAGGCGGTaatggagaagcagaagaagaaggtgGAAGGCGACCTGGAAACAGAGGTTATCTGA
- the RDH13 gene encoding retinol dehydrogenase 13: MNRYLLPLSVLGTAVGGAVLLRDYVAGGACPSKATIPGKTVIVTGANTGIGKQTAMELARRGGNVILACRDMEKCEAAAKDIRGETLNHRVRARHLDLASLKSIREFAAKITEEEKQVHVLVNNAAVMRCPHWTTEDGFEMQFGVNYLGHFLLTNLLLDRLKASAPSRIINLSSLAHIAGHVDFDDLNWEKRKYDTRAAYCQSKLAIILFTKELSRRLQGTGVTVNAVHPGVARTELGRHTGMHSSAFSSFTLGPVFWLLVKSPELAAQPSTYLAVAEELEGVSGKYFDGLKEKAPAPEAENEETAQRLWAESARLVGLEMPHASSVRK; this comes from the exons ATGAACCGCTACCTCCTGCCGCTGTCCGTGCTGGGCACGGCGGTGGGTGGTGCGGTGCTGCTCCG AGACTACGTTGCGGGCGGGGCCTGTCCCAGCAAGGCCACCATTCCTGGGAAGACCGTCATTGTGACTGGCGCCAACACGGGGATCGGAAAGCAGACAGCCATGGAACTGGCCAGGAGAG GAGGCAACGTCATTCTGGCCTGTCGAGATATGGAGAAGTGTGAGGCGGCGGCAAAGGACATTCGCGGGGAGACCCTTAATCACCGCGTCAGGGCCCGGCACTTGGACTTGGCCTCCCTCAAGTCCATCCGAGAGTTTGCCGCAAAGATCACTGAAG aggagaagcaggtgcaTGTTCTGGTCAACAATGCGGCCGTGATGCGGTGTCCGCACTGGACCACGGAGGACGGCTTCGAGATGCAGTTTGGCGTTAACTACTTGG GTCACTTTCTTTTGACAAACTTGCTGCTGGACAGACTGAAAGCCTCGGCCCCTTCACGGATCATCAACCTCTCGTCCTTGGCCCACATCGCAGGACACGTAGACTTTGACGACTTGAACTGGGAGAAAAGGAAGTATGACACCAGAGCGGCTTATTGCCAGAGTAAGCTGGCCATCATCCTCTTTACCAAGGAGCTGAGCCGGCGGCTGCAGG gCACGGGTGTGACGGTCAACGCTGTGCACCCTGGTGTGGCCAGGACGGAGCTGGGCAGGCACACGGGCATGCATAGCTCTGCCTTCTCCAGCTTCACGCTTG GGCCTGTCTTTTGGTTGCTGGTCAAGAGCCCCGAGctggcagcccagcccagcacgTACCTGGCTGTGGCGGAGGAACTGGAGGGTGTTTCTGGGAAGTACTTCGACGGACTCAAAGAGAAGGCTCCGGCCCCTGAAGCTGAGAATGAGGAGACAGCCCAGAGACTTTGGGCTGAAAGTGCCCGCCTGGTGGGCTTGGAGATGCCTCATGCTTCCTCTGTGAGGAAATAA
- the EPS8L1 gene encoding epidermal growth factor receptor kinase substrate 8-like protein 1 isoform X2 translates to MSTSTGPEAAPKPSAKSIYEQRKRYSTVVMADVSQYLVNHLVTFCLGEEDGVHTVEDASRKLAVMDSQGRIWAQEMLLRVSPDHVTLLDPISKEELELYPLGAIVRCDAVLPPGRSRSLLLLVCQEPERTHPDVHFFQGLRLGAELIREDIQGALHDYRSGRGERRPAALRATQEELQRRPSPVAETPPLQRRPSVRAVISTVSAGRGHSQAEPIPEAEESQRPGLAGTAGSPDPASPDLGPRGPELASLQAERDVDILNHVFDDVESFVSRLQKSAEAARVLEHRERGRRTRRLAAGEGLLTLRAKPPSEAEYTDVLQKIKYAFSLLARLRGNIANPSSPELLHFLFGPLQLVVDTSGGPRFASEVRRPHLTSEAVALLRDHLTPRENALWTSLGDSWTRPGLELPPEEGSPYSPEFSSGWEPPATDPQGRAWEDPVEKQLQHERQRQQQSAPQVAVNGHQDPEPEAEPQPELDGKWVLCNYDFQARNSSELSVKQQDVLEVLDDRRKWWKVRDQQGQEGYVPYNILTPHLRPRGSCSHSPSGSLAASTPHHAPPPASAPTSSRPHWDSCDNLNLDPREKERFSQMLCVNEELQARLAQGRSGPSRAAPGPRALEPQLSPHSDTSEVRAWLQTKGFSAQTVEALGVLTGAQLFTLQKEELRAVSPEEGARVYSQVTVQRALLEDKEEVSELEAVMEKQKKKVEGDLETEVI, encoded by the exons ATGAGCACCTCCACAGG CCCAGAAGCTGCCCCCAAACCAAGTGCCAAGTCAATCTATG agcagaggaagCGGTACTCCACTGTGGTTATGGCTGACGTTTCCCAGTATCTAGTCAAT CACCTGGTGACGTTCTGCCTGGGTGAGGAGGATGGCGTGCACACCGTGGAGGACGCCTCGCGGAAGCTGGCCGTCATGGACAGCCAGGGCCGCATCTGGGCCCAAGAGATGCTGCTGCGTGTGTCTCCGGACCATGTCACACTGCTTGACCCCATCTCCAAG GAGGAGCTGGAGTTGTACCCGCTGGGTGCCATCGTGCGCTGCGACGCGGTGCTGCCGCCCGGCCGGAGCCGCTCGCTGCTGCTGCTCGTGTGCCAGGAGCCCGAGCGTACACACCCCGACGTGCACTTCTTCCAGGGCCTGCGTCTCGGG GCGGAGCTGATCCGCGAGGACATCCAGGGGGCTCTGCACGACTACCGGTCGGGCCGCGGGGAGCGCAGGCCGGCGGCGCTCAG GGCCACGCAAGAGGAGCTGCAGCGCCGCCCCTCGCCAGTGGCTGAGACCCCTCCCCTGCAGCGCCGCCCATCGGTCCGAGCGGTCATTAGCACGGTGAGCGCCGGCCGGGGGCACTCCCAGGCGGAACCCATCCCCGAAGCGGAAGAGTCGCAGAGGCCCGGTCTGGCCGGGACCGCGGGCAGCCCTGACCCGGCCTCCCCGGATCTGGGCCCCCGCGGTCCGGAGCTGGCCAGTCTGCAGGCGGAGCGGGACGTG GACATCCTGAACCATGTGTTCGACGACGTGGAGAGTTTTGTGTCGAGGCTGCAGAAGTCTGCGGAGGCAGCCCGTGTGTTGGAGCACCGGGAGCGCGGCCGCAGGACCCGGCGCCTGGCGGCTGGGG aggGTCTCCTGACACTTCGGGCCAAGCCCCCCTCCGAGGCCGAGTACACCGACGTGCTTCAGAAAATCAAGTACGCCTTCAGCCTGCTG GCCCGGTTGCGCGGCAACATCGCCAACCCCTCGTCCCCAGAGCTGCTGCACTTCCTGTTCGGGCCGCTGCAACTG GTTGTGGACACGTCGGGCGGCCCCCGATTCGCAAGTGAAGTGCGGCGGCCGCACCTGACGTCCGAGGCGGTGGCACTGCTGCGGGACCACCTCACCCCACGTGAGAATGCGCTCTGGACATCGCTTGGGGACTCGTGGACCCGCCCGGG GTTGGAGCTGCCCCCAGAGGAGGGATCCCCATACAGCCCTGAGTTCTCCAGTGGCTGGGAGCCCCCAGCCACCGACCCGCAGGGCCGAGCCTGGGAGGACCCTGTGGAGAAACAGCTGCAGCACGAGCGGCAGCGCCAGCAG CAAAGTGCGCCCCAGGTCGCTGTCAATGG TCACCAAGACCCAGAGCCGGAGGCTGAGCCGCAGCCGGAGCTGGACGGGAAGTGGGTGCTGTGTAATTACGACTTCCAGGCCCGCAACAGCAGTGAGCTGTCGGTCAAGCAGCAGGATGTACTGGAG GTCCTGGATGACAGGCGCAAGTGGTGGAAGGTTCGGGACCAGCAAGGGCAGGAAGGATACGTGCCCTATAATATCCTGACACCCCACCTGCGACCCCGGGGAAGTTGCAGCCACAGCCCTTCCGGCAGCCTG GCGGCTAGCACTCCCCATCATGCACCACCGCCGGCCTCAGCTCCTACCTCGTCTCGGCCCCATTGGGACAGTTGTGATAACCTCAACCTGGACCCCAGAGAGAAGG AGAGATTCTCCCAGATGCTGTGTGTCAATGAGGAGCTGCAGGCACGCCTGGCCCAGGGCCGCTCCGGCCCCAGCCGCGCAGCCCCGGGTCCCCGCGCCCTGGAGCCCCAGCTCAGCCCGCACTCCGACACCTCCGAGGTCCGCGCCTGGCTGCAGACCAAGGGATTTAGCGCCCA GACCGTGGAGGCGCTGGGCGTGCTGACAGGCGCGCAGCTCTTCACGCTGCAGAAGGAGGAGCTGCGGGCCGTGAGCCCAGAGGAGGGAGCCCGTGTGTACAGCCAGGTCACCGTGCAGCGCGCGCTGCTGGAG GACAAAGAGGAAGTATCAGAGCTGGAGGCGGTaatggagaagcagaagaagaaggtgGAAGGCGACCTGGAAACAGAGGTTATCTGA